The window GATCACATCGCCGCCCTGCCGGACGTGAACCTGGCCTCCTGGGTGCAGGGCCGACCCGCTCCACTCGATGTTTACGGCCCAACCGGGGTGCAGTCGGTGGTGGACGGATTCAACGCTGCTTATGGGCTGGATCGCGGCTACCGCACGGCCCATCACGGCGCAGCGCGACTGCCTCCCGAGATTGGCCCGATGCGGGCGCAGCCGATCAACCCGGGAGAGGTGGTGTGGCAGGATGACCTCCTCACCGTGACGTCGTTCGCCGTCGAGCATCCGCCCATCGAGCCTGCGGTGGGCTACCGGGTCGATTATCGCGGCCGGTCGGTCGTCATCTCCGGAGATACCAACGCCGCCGACGGCCTGTTCGCCGCGGCAAAAGGCGCAGACCTCCTACTCCACGACGCGCTGTCGCGCACCGTGCTCGACCCGATGATCAAAGCCGCGACGGATCTCGGCCGGCCGGCGGCTGAGATCATGATCGACGTCATCGACTATCACGCCGATGTGACGTCGCTACCGGCCCGCGCGGCCGGGGCGGGCATCAAGCGTCTCGCCCTCTACCACCTGGTGCCGGCCCCACCGAACGCGCTGGTCGAGAGGATGTTTCTGCGCGGGCTGCCGGATGACGTCATTCTCACGCGCGACCTACACACCTTTGATCTGCCCGCGGACTCTGACGAGATCCGCATCACGGAGCCCTGAATCATGAACCCTCGCACACAGATTCTCAGTATCGGATCCATCGCTTTGTTATGCGTACTTGCTTCGTCGGGTTGCGAGGATGTCGCGAACGTCGGAGTTGCGAGCAAGGTCAGCTCGGGCCAGTCGTCGGGTCGGGTCATGACGGATGACGTGATCTTCGAACCGATCATGGACACGATGTCGCTTCGGCCCGAGGCGAACCCCGAGCGCAATGTCTACTACGGCGATCTGCACGTCCACACAGAATACTCCTTCGATGCCTTCGCATTCGGCACCCAGGCAACACCACGCGACGCTTACCGCTACGCCAAGGGCGAGGCGATCCAGCACCCAGCTGGCTACGAGATCAAGCTGAGCCGTCCTCTCGACTTCTATGCCGTGACCGACCACGCCATGTTCCTCGGTGTCGCGAAGGAGGCCGCCGACACCAGTTCCGAGCTCTCGAGGCTGCCGGTCAGCGAGATCGCCCACGACTTGAACGCGCCGGACAACCGCGGCCTTTTCACTCTGGCCACACGCGCCAAGGTCTTCGGCACACTCGTGTCGGGACTCATCGACCTGGTCTCGACCGGAGAAGTCGAGCGGCAGGAGATCGATGGCATCTCCCGGTCCGCCTGGCGCGACACGATCGAGGCGGCGGATGAGGCCTACGTGCCGGGCCGATTCACGGCCTTCGCCGGCTACGAGTACACCTCGTCGACCAGCGAGCGCGGCAATCTGCATCGCAACGTGATCTTTCGCGGTACCGACGATCTGC of the bacterium genome contains:
- a CDS encoding MBL fold metallo-hydrolase, with translation MKKFLYFLIALVVLVGAAAAVLFNVPAAQDALAKRVATTFLGRTPERLDGLRVIVCGSASPLGRGLERAQACIAVVTNEHFFLFDVGARSPLRMAQARLPMARINGVFLTHFHSDHIAALPDVNLASWVQGRPAPLDVYGPTGVQSVVDGFNAAYGLDRGYRTAHHGAARLPPEIGPMRAQPINPGEVVWQDDLLTVTSFAVEHPPIEPAVGYRVDYRGRSVVISGDTNAADGLFAAAKGADLLLHDALSRTVLDPMIKAATDLGRPAAEIMIDVIDYHADVTSLPARAAGAGIKRLALYHLVPAPPNALVERMFLRGLPDDVILTRDLHTFDLPADSDEIRITEP